In Enoplosus armatus isolate fEnoArm2 chromosome 20, fEnoArm2.hap1, whole genome shotgun sequence, the sequence CACCTTCTTGGGCTTGGCCGCCTTCTTGGGTTTGGAGGGCTTCGCTGCCTTCTTTGGTTTGGCAGACGCCGCTACCCTGGTCGACTTTTTGGAGTCATCTGGTTTGGCCAGCCTGAAGGATCCGGACGCGCCGATGCCTTTGACGTGGCGCAGCACCCCGGCCACCGCCATCCTCTTCAGGGCCATTTTAATCTGCACATCGGCGTTGTCGCCCACCTTGTAGTTCTTCCTCACGTACTTCTGGATGGACTGCCGGGACGCTCCGCTCCGGCTGTCGTCGTGAACGATGGCCGCTTTAATCATCTCCGAGTACTTGGGATGAGAAGCGGGCTTCTTGGGCTTTGCTGCCTTTTTGGCTTTGGCTGGAGCCGCCGACGTCTCTGCCATGGTGACTTTTTGAGTtagttaacaaaacaaaaaaaagtcctggAGGTTTAATTTCACCCGGCTCAGCTGGTACACCGGAGCGTCAGAAACAGCGAAATATATTCACAGCCAGAAATAAAGCTTTTCCCCCAGAAAGTCCGAGCTGCCCGTCGATGCCACACGTACTGCTTTTCTAGTGAAAAAGGTTATTCTAATCGTCCACGCTGACTGATGCGCCAGTGCACCGGATGACTTAAGTGTCTTATTCCACAGGCGCCTCGGTGAGCCTATGAAGCCTATCTGCGGACGTGATTGAGAACACCAACTGCCAGCAGCTGATCTAGCGGACTCCATGGAACTGGCGCCGTCCCGTTTGTGTTTCTTCATCCTCCAACTCCCGACAAATATAAAAGCTACGGCGGAGTACTGATCCACAAAACACCATGGGCTGATAGCAGAGACATTGGGCTCCACGGCGacacacttttctctctccgCCCGCGCCGGCGAACAACTTTTATTCCAGGAAAACCCGCTGGAAGTAACGCGTGCTGTGAACAATTTTGCACGATTCGCGTTAAATTGACCCAAACAGACGGAACCGGGGGCAAAATCACCCAATGCATATCGTAATTGAATCTATGCTCAGACGGATGCACGCGGTTCGGCAGGTGTCGGACTCCGTTTTTGCTTTTAATACATCGATACATTTTCCCAACTAACACAGTCCGGCCATTGACTTTGAGTGACGTGGTCGAGATTATTTGGTGTTAAACCTCCTATAAATTAAATGTCACAGTATCTAAGTTGCGGGTGACACTTGGGACGATGGTGCGGGTTTATATGGGTGGGAAAACGGCGGgtggctctgctgtgtttgctggtTTTTGGACAGAATTGCTTATAACTGTCACTATGGCAGTCGCCACTCGAGCTCCATTGTCAGGAAAGTTGCCAACACCTCCAAAGATCAGGGATTCTGATACCGGTTCATAAAATTGATCACCACATGTCGGATAGGGGTGTGAGTGGCTGCTGTGTGACCAGGTGCGAGTCCAGCTGcattggtggggggggggctgcagccGAAACCAAAGTCCTTCAATATAGGGCGCAGTGATGGCTTTCTTTTGTTCAGGAACTGGCGCATCAGACCACAGCCAATAACAGGTTTGACATTTGGCTCTCCTCATTTTCTGGAGGGTCTGTGGTGCCGGTCCTAAGCAAGAAAAACCTCCCAAATAACAAACTTTACCACATTTCTCCTGTATAATTTCTTATTTTAATATCAGGTCTGCTGTCCCTCCCTGCAACGCCATTTTGATTCCTATATGAAAGTCACAGCCACTGGAgtagtgccccccccccccccccccccccgacttttGGTGTCATGGTTATCTGAGTTATTGAACACTATTTTTGGATAATAACCACATTTCTATCCTCGTCCACATCACACTCAGTGGTGCAAAACAACGCCGGACACCCAGGGTGTTAGTGAGAGAGGTGGTCCTCTACAGTGGAGACTACAGTGGGATACTGCCCATACTGAAGCAGTGAAGTGTCCACTGTGGTTCAAAATAACATGATGCCCAGTTACCTGTACATCTcacctgtgtgttttatatactgtagcCGATAGATCatgtaaataatcaaaatgaagTTAAAGATAGTGAGGAAGATatcagtgtctctgtctccacctgtgTCCTCACACTGACTTGAtgactgtgttttgtttctgtggtgcGCGTGTGTTTTAACAGGAGGGTTGGTGAGCAAGGAGGGACTGAATGAGTGAAaacggggagggagggggagtgagtgagtgaaggggtgagtgatttttttttttttttttttttcccatgtgGCTCAGCTGAGctacagagggagggagtggaTGAAAGGGTGAGTTACACCTACATAGCACACGTGCAtcaaagagggagggggagtgaATAGATGACAGGGTGAAGGAGTGAAGGGGTGAATGAGTGAATAAAGCGGGCAAGTGACTGAGTGAATAGAAATATTTGCATGGCGCAAATGGATGAatgagtgagggggggggggggggggtaataggCTGTGCAGTGCGCTGCTTATATCACTGTATAGATACACAGTAATGGCTCTATAATGAACAACCTATTGTTTGCGACTCCTGTTCGGGCCACGTGTAGCGGGAGCAGCTTTCCGCttgttttggtatttatttGAGGTTACCGCTCCGTTGTTATTGTCCGGAGTGATGTGTTATTGTCTTTGGCCGCTTGTGCCCCGTTTAGGAAGCCAAACGCAGACTTCTCCCCCCGGGTTAGACCACTCCCTCGATCCGCCGGCAGAGGGACGTCCTCCCCCCTGAGTGGACCTCCAGAGCTCCGCTCAACGCACCAAGTAATTATCAGCATAATGAGATGTAACTTAATGACCGGGGCATTTTATTAGGCTGCCTGCCGGCAGTGCCTTTCTGTTTCATAGGCGACTGATAATTAGGaatgatttatatttgtatagTGTCCCTGCCAGAATTACAGCCTATATACtgtttattacaaaaaaaaatttctAGGATTGGTGTCATGGTGTTGTGGAGCTCATgagattagttgattaatcaattaattttattgaaaattataatattaaaattattttgataatttttttaatagtttaagtcatttttttaagcacaaatgacaaatatctGATGAGTCCAGCCACTCAAacatgaggatttgctgattttcctTCTTACTTTAAAGGAAACATtattatctttgggtttgatgatgtcaccttgggctttgggaaattacAA encodes:
- the h1-0 gene encoding histone H1.0, which codes for MAETSAAPAKAKKAAKPKKPASHPKYSEMIKAAIVHDDSRSGASRQSIQKYVRKNYKVGDNADVQIKMALKRMAVAGVLRHVKGIGASGSFRLAKPDDSKKSTRVAASAKPKKAAKPSKPKKAAKPKKVSKTPEKPKKAAAKKVKKVVKKATPVKAKKAPAKKPKAAKPKAKPAKKATKPKTKTPRKAAKAGKKK